A genome region from bacterium includes the following:
- a CDS encoding LptF/LptG family permease translates to MKIIDKYMLKQYLIPFGYCSVAFSLLYVVLDLFDRFSDFLDAKAPITDILIYYGLFLFKVNGHNPFIVVVLPISLLLATLYTMTQFARHNELTAMSASGVSVRRLMLPLMGVGLCASLFGAVIQETVGPVATRWIAEYTKQVLKRSPDSAFIVRDYVYHTGPSRRQWLIKSFDQRAPSPLTGVKVSQQRINGTVESEITAERAEWLDGTWWFYGVQKKEFDEKGDPLGPPSAMLDRPLEMPDYSERPEDFVNEMKDSDYLSTLEMIRIIQNRPNVSAKWVASRLTDIHGRVAMPWSCLVLLLLGLPATAGGARQPAMRSVVFGLSALFGFYFLVQFGLILGKQEIIAPWLAGWLPNIVFLTIGGILTWRLK, encoded by the coding sequence GTGAAGATAATTGATAAATATATGCTGAAGCAGTACCTGATCCCCTTCGGGTACTGTTCCGTGGCCTTCAGTCTGCTGTATGTTGTCCTTGATCTGTTCGATCGATTCTCGGACTTTCTGGACGCCAAGGCACCGATCACCGATATTCTGATCTATTATGGACTCTTCCTGTTCAAAGTGAATGGGCATAATCCCTTCATCGTCGTGGTGCTTCCCATTTCCCTGTTGTTGGCCACCCTCTACACCATGACCCAGTTTGCCCGCCACAATGAACTGACGGCCATGAGCGCCAGCGGGGTGAGTGTGCGGCGCTTGATGCTTCCGCTCATGGGGGTGGGGCTTTGTGCCAGCCTTTTCGGGGCCGTCATTCAGGAAACCGTCGGACCGGTGGCCACCCGCTGGATTGCGGAATATACCAAACAGGTGCTCAAACGCTCCCCGGACTCTGCTTTTATTGTCAGGGATTATGTCTATCATACCGGGCCCTCGCGACGGCAATGGTTGATCAAATCTTTTGATCAGCGGGCCCCGAGCCCTTTGACCGGGGTCAAGGTCTCGCAACAACGGATCAATGGAACGGTTGAATCGGAAATCACCGCGGAGCGGGCCGAGTGGCTTGATGGCACATGGTGGTTTTACGGGGTCCAGAAAAAGGAATTTGACGAAAAGGGCGATCCTCTCGGGCCGCCTTCCGCCATGTTGGACCGACCGCTGGAAATGCCCGATTATTCGGAACGACCGGAAGATTTCGTAAATGAGATGAAAGACTCTGACTATCTCTCTACTTTGGAAATGATCCGTATTATACAGAACCGGCCCAATGTTTCCGCCAAGTGGGTCGCCTCGCGTCTGACAGATATTCATGGACGGGTAGCCATGCCCTGGTCCTGTCTGGTCCTGCTGTTGCTAGGGCTTCCCGCAACGGCGGGCGGAGCGCGCCAACCGGCGATGCGCAGTGTGGTTTTCGGATTGTCCGCCTTGTTCGGATTCTACTTCCTGGTCCAGTTCGGACTCATTCTCGGGAAGCAGGAAATTATCGCTCCCTGGCTGGCCGGGTGGCTACCCAATATCGTCTTTCTCACGATCGGCGGGATTCTTACCTGGCGGTTGAAATAA
- a CDS encoding gamma-glutamylcyclotransferase family protein, producing the protein MNLFVSGPLMFRDLVKALTGQSYPAKFGQLHGYAQFLIKDEGQSAMIPFPDRVVDGVVYLDVDEESLARLDAYQGKRFTREEVSIEGEGGEWLDADAYCLKLTRKSLLTGTEWDEDHFRETHLKKALASCRK; encoded by the coding sequence ATGAATCTATTTGTCTCAGGACCATTGATGTTCAGGGACTTGGTCAAGGCCTTGACCGGTCAATCCTATCCGGCTAAATTCGGACAATTGCATGGATACGCCCAGTTTTTGATCAAGGATGAAGGACAATCGGCCATGATCCCTTTCCCTGACAGAGTGGTCGATGGGGTGGTCTATCTGGATGTGGATGAGGAGTCCTTAGCCCGGCTGGATGCCTATCAGGGGAAACGTTTCACGAGGGAAGAGGTTTCGATCGAAGGGGAGGGCGGGGAGTGGTTGGACGCCGACGCCTACTGTTTAAAGCTGACCCGGAAATCGCTGTTAACCGGTACGGAGTGGGATGAAGATCATTTCCGGGAAACCCATTTAAAGAAAGCGTTGGCATCGTGCCGGAAGTAA
- a CDS encoding serine/threonine-protein kinase: protein MTDIPIKLKGVPGATALNKTKPAFRIVSLSSRQVTPKPGPVSMTRIVPKPQTRIVPKTAAKGVGAPLVPQQKNLKLFPPKKDKNKALNSLPFSSTRYEIIKVIHEGGFGTVFKALDKMLKMDVAIKLLKPASSQNQEALNQIKAEAAVTMKLSHEHIVRLHNIESEKGQLFIVMEYVDGQTLREIIEQMGALSLHTVLDITHSCTGALTYAHEQGVLHRDIKPENIMINQQMSLKLLDFGLAIKMSRGQDQSDYIEGSPGYLSPEQLHGLPVDARTDVFSLAAVVCELLTGRRAFPETARLKHMYDQDPVGIESLPAEVAQVIQWGLSRDMNARYNTPAEFYAAFEQVIRPLIS from the coding sequence ATGACTGATATTCCTATAAAATTGAAAGGTGTGCCGGGGGCAACGGCTCTAAATAAGACAAAACCGGCATTCCGGATCGTGTCGCTTTCTTCCCGTCAAGTTACGCCCAAGCCCGGGCCCGTCTCGATGACCCGGATTGTACCCAAACCGCAGACCCGAATTGTTCCGAAAACTGCGGCAAAGGGGGTGGGCGCGCCCCTTGTTCCGCAACAAAAGAATCTGAAGCTGTTCCCCCCAAAAAAGGACAAAAATAAAGCCCTGAACAGTTTGCCCTTTTCCAGCACTCGCTATGAGATCATCAAAGTCATCCATGAAGGGGGATTTGGCACCGTTTTCAAGGCCCTGGACAAGATGTTGAAAATGGATGTAGCGATCAAGCTGTTAAAGCCCGCCTCGTCACAGAATCAGGAGGCGCTAAACCAGATCAAGGCGGAAGCCGCCGTCACGATGAAGTTGTCGCACGAGCATATTGTCCGCCTTCACAATATCGAAAGCGAGAAGGGGCAACTGTTTATTGTCATGGAGTATGTTGATGGGCAGACGTTGCGCGAGATTATTGAGCAGATGGGGGCTCTTTCGCTCCATACGGTTTTGGATATCACCCATTCGTGCACCGGGGCACTGACGTATGCTCATGAACAGGGTGTGTTACATCGTGATATCAAGCCTGAAAACATCATGATTAATCAACAGATGTCGCTCAAGCTTTTGGATTTCGGGTTGGCGATCAAGATGTCGCGTGGACAGGATCAGAGCGATTATATCGAAGGCTCGCCGGGCTATTTGAGTCCGGAGCAGTTGCATGGCCTGCCCGTGGATGCAAGAACGGATGTGTTTTCTTTGGCTGCGGTTGTGTGCGAGTTGCTGACAGGACGACGCGCCTTTCCCGAGACCGCCCGGTTGAAACATATGTATGACCAGGACCCGGTTGGTATTGAATCTCTCCCGGCGGAGGTGGCGCAGGTGATCCAGTGGGGGCTGTCACGTGATATGAATGCCCGATATAACACCCCCGCTGAATTCTACGCCGCTTTCGAACAAGTGATCAGGCCGTTGATCTCATGA
- a CDS encoding GtrA family protein: MTWLVQIKKYATVGIGSAITDLSIYGSLVHFAGFSPEAANLISRPCGGLVSFTFNKIWTFDRSTISGTHREFIRFGIVWVASYCASILLVWLFHQFFIRNPGLPAGLSEIVQHLSGYTLNLETVLPKLFAEGLVCTGIFLSHRFWTFRQH, encoded by the coding sequence ATGACTTGGCTGGTTCAGATCAAAAAATATGCCACCGTGGGAATTGGCAGTGCCATTACGGATTTATCCATTTATGGCTCACTAGTCCATTTTGCAGGATTCTCCCCGGAAGCCGCCAACCTCATCAGCCGTCCGTGCGGGGGGCTGGTCAGCTTCACTTTTAATAAAATCTGGACATTTGACCGGAGCACGATTTCAGGGACCCACCGTGAGTTCATCCGTTTTGGCATTGTCTGGGTCGCTTCGTACTGCGCATCCATTCTGCTGGTCTGGTTATTTCATCAGTTTTTCATCCGGAACCCGGGCCTGCCGGCGGGCTTGTCGGAGATCGTTCAGCATCTTTCCGGTTATACCCTTAACCTGGAAACCGTGTTGCCAAAGCTTTTCGCGGAAGGCTTAGTGTGTACTGGTATTTTCCTGAGCCACCGGTTTTGGACCTTCAGACAGCACTAA